TCAAGTGTTTAAAGTCAGTTTTACTTATTGAATTATCCTGATGTCGAAATGCAAACTCTTCCAATGTTGTTGAACCGTCCCAGTAAATCACCTCTGGTCCCTGCGTCACAGGGAAAACACATTCAGATTATCATGTTTCAGGGTTGTCGGAGGAAATCAGAACAACAGGATTATACTATTGTGGattgtgaataaataaaacaaggaagagaaaaaaatgtaaagtgaaatacataaatcattatgggaagacaaaacacacaataaacatatTTGTCTGATCCATATTTACAGACAGTTATGTTGCGATTAGTTGAGATATTAGCTGTAACCTTatcaacacaaataacacagtTCTTGATGCTAATTCATGGATCACGTTGTAAACAGTTTATCTGAGAACTACCTTCTAACAAAGTACATCAATGTCTggacagaaaagagagaaagtgttCTCTACCAGGTCAGTGAATTACTGAGAGCTTCTGTGTTATTGAGCACCGCTAATCAAATGCCACTGAGTTCCTTTGTACTGCGTTGAGCCACAGTCGATATCATCCAGCCTTGGCAAAGAACAACTTAACTGGATGCACCAGATTGAACTCTGGGTGAGCATGAGGGtgaactttttttctttgcaaCTGACCTGGAGCACATTGTTTCAGAAAAGAGCTTTTAACAAGGTGCAGCAACAATTGTGTCTCCAAATTGACTGAATTACGATGTGGGTTAAAGGTCACCCACTGAGTCTGAATGGTGAACGTGAGGAACATTATGCAACATAATGAGTGAAGACTGAGGACTGAACTGTTGTCTGCTGGACTTTGAGCTTTAATCATTTGCTGGTTCTCTCCACTCCCAGTCTGATGGATATAGCATGAGGCTGTTTGGTGAATAACATGAGGGCAGACCATGTTAGCATGgacagcggtggaagaagtactcagatcttttactgaagtaaaagaacCAATACCATCAGTGGCAGGTAGTTACAACAAGCATATATATTtaaccaacaatgtgttggaTTTTACAGAGTTACTCGTGGCCCTTTAAGATAGGACGCTGTGCTCGCTGTTGGGTTCAGCGCACATTGAATAGTTGAACTTTAGGCACATACAGTGCTCGACGAGCGGCGTGCTGCTACCACGCTTCGCTTGACGCagcgaaaagccgtcgtggcgcaAGCTATTGGAAACAATGGTTTTCAGATCGCAGGGGTGCTGTCGGCGCTTTAGGTTATTGTATAGGGAATAGctctcccccccaccccacgGGCCCCAGTGCAACCGCACGGCCTGCACTGTCGATATTTACGCCCCTGAATACCATGATGTATAAGTACCCCATTACAAGCAAAAAGTCAGTCATTTAAAATcatactttagtaaaagtacagaagtattataattaaaatgtaatgttctttgaattatacattattatattttacatgaTTAGACTCTTAATTCTAAATAATTGCCCCTCCATAGGGTCACTAGATAATTCTGAGGGGTCGTGAGATTAATAATGAAAGAGGAAAGATGAAACACTGCACACATTTCTATAAATATTTTTATAGAATTTTTTTCTAATCTTTGattttttagtgaaatattgGATCATTTGATCTCGCTGGgtttcaaacatttatttaaatgaaaccatctgAAAAGTTAAGAGACCAACAACTCATAGATATCTAAGACATAATAATGGGGTCCAACTAGACCAGCCATCGGTTTAATCTTTTATATATTGCATTTTATAAATTGatcatatattgttttttaatataaaatcttaatttgaaaaGTTACTAGTAACttcagctgtcaaataaatatagcGAGGTAAAAAGTactatatttccctctgagatgtggaggagtaaagtagcataaaatgtacagtacttgagtaaaagtattaaGTTACAGCCCCACTGACAATAGAAAGTGCTACCAGTCTGAGGGTTTAACAGCATCCTAGAGAAACTTTGTTTATTAACACAGACCGATGGGAATATAGCAGTGATGTCACATGGAAAACTAATTTCATTTTGATGATTACACATTCCTCTCTGGGCTGAGAAACCTCGTCAGGATCATTTGTCTAATGAAACACTTTAACATCCCACCAGATAAACTCCTGAATGCATCTTAGTTTCTGAAAAGCaacaaggattttttttttttttaaagagcagcagGTTTAATGCCTCGTCCTCCCAGATCACCCCAGGAAGTTCAGAAACTTAAACGTATAAAGCATTGTGATCATAAGCTCAGTTCCTCAATAAGAAGACCACTGCTGATGCTCCATCAGCCGGATCAGAGACATGAATCCCCCTAAAGCAGCTTAGCGGATGATTGGATTACAGTGTAATTGTTGTTCTGCTTCAATACGAAGATGATTTCCCTGTTTACCTTATTTTTGACCTTATCTAAATGTTGTTTTCCCCCTTTTCAGTACTGTAATCGTTGCATACACAGAGGAAGCCAGATGCTTTGAAGCTGATTGTATATTATCGTTATATCACCTCATTTCTCTGAATGCATCTACGTCACCAGGAGATCTGTGAGTGTTGAAGCCGTTGTGCaagttgtaaaatatttttttatttaaatgtttatatgacaatatcttatttattttgttattttgcaccctgtttcctctttttaaataaatatctgtCTACTCTGTTGTCTCTAACAGACACAGGTAAATAATCAAGAGGATGAAAAGCTTTCACTGGAGCTgcttctgttgtttttcttactCTAAAAGGGCTGAATTGAAGGTACAAATGACCAGTAAATAACTGAAAACCTTGATGTTGTCAATTTTACCACATGAGGGCAGCAGAGTTACAGCTCAGTGGCTAGactggtttttgtttttttacttgtcTGAGAGACTTGTATGACACATTATGTCCTAATATGGTCCTCTGGGTGTGGAAGGAAGCTCCAAATACTTCCcacactctgttacagtaaatgaGGTTATTCTGATGCCATGGTAACGAGGAGCTGCATTTTTCTCAAAGACCAAAACAAGCCtcctgttttcattttcacagcCACAACAAATGTAGTAAacctatttatatatttatgaatcATCTGTTTTATCACTGTTGAGTTACAGATGAACATTTCAACTAAGCATGAAACTGTTTCTGGTTTTGATACCACTttaatcagtggtggaaagttactatgtacaattttgaggtatttatactttacttttgtatttccattttatgctttatacttctactcctctacaattcagaggcaaatgttgtactttttattccactacatttatgtgatatctattagttactTTGCATGTTCATATTAatgacaaaatataatcaacaaacaGATTATGTCATATTATAGGTTAAGATAAGTTACTTTATTGATCCGCGAGGGTAGATTCACAAACTACCCAGAAGTATATAAagtgattaaaatgagctccacctttcaGCTGTACCATTAGTAATGTACACATTATCAATAATAGCAatcaaatattataatatgataatatataatataatatccaaATCCGAATTTCACCTAGGGCTTCAAAAGGCCTATTAAATTCATAGAGAACAGTTGTTCTAATGATCCCTGGGGTAGCCGACAGACATTTGTGTAATAAAATCCCACAGACTCACGCAGTCGCGCATGTGGAACAAATAGATAAAACAGAACTGTTGAAATGGGCcaatctgcataatgagtactttcacttttggtactttcagtatattttaatgctaaaaCATTTGTACTTGTAAGTAAGAGTTTGAGAACTTTTACTTGTTAGagagtatttttatactgtggtgttgctacttttacttaagtaaaaatattaCTTTCTTCCACCACTAATGTAATCAGATATTTAGGACATGTTAagacagttattattattattattattattataattttaacatattaactgtttatattttagaCAGTGACACCTTTTACTtgaatattaattaaaatacaataattcgGACTCTAATACGATCAcctgtttttttaatggaaaaagTTGACAATGATTAttgttgattattattttgacttacttacttatttactaacaatttagcaagctatcaagtgggtaacataatgcagtaaatgcaaaagcATAATAACAAGAAAAAGATGAGACCGTTGGGAATATCTGCATTTTCCTCAGACccattataaaattacgaagaaaaaatatatacgtctaaaattacaatatattaacttattatgcaacgaaaaattaacttccatggcctccgccatttctgacaacgtcaacaaacatgtcaTGAGTCATGAACTcttgagctttcagaaactttccacttaggACGTtatgaataccacaagaggggggcgttcatttGGACACttgaccccatttgaaggcaccatatggtctgttatttctatgtttaacagaccgttgctatgggcccagttctgatgtcagactctggtggaccatttctgtgtcaaattattgatttcttaagtaagtagccgtgtaataagctaTTGTTTCGTGGCCTTTTTCTTGCTGTTCCCCCTGAGTAAacattgttgtgtgtgttttgtcacgTAGTCGACCAGACAGGAGAGGTTTGTCTCCCCCCCACTGGCTCAAATGAAACACTACAACTGTTGAAACTCACCCACTGAGCAGTGTACGTCAGTGCTCTGTGTTTAGCCTGTGTGGGTGTTGGTCAGGCATGCTAATCCTCATGAGCATATGCTGCAATAAATAACTGTTTACCACATTATGTGTTCGTCACACACTATTCATACTGTCTGCTGCATAATTACTGGTATGAGCTGCACATATGGGGACATTAAGGGTGTTGAGAATGATAGTTTTTTgattgttgttttcattcattctcttAAAGTGAATCATTGTGTATTTTGCTGAGGGTTTCTGGAGCCCCTTGAATGCACCACAAGGGACCTTAAAGTCCATTTTGTTAATCCCTGAGCCAGACCAGATGAATCTAAGTGAAAGCATTAATCCCCTGTGGATCCTAAAGGTTAAATGTGCACACAGTAAGTCATAAAGAGAATATATAAATGAACAGAGCAGAAGTATCATGTGGTTATTCCTGGTATTTTGTACATAAAGCGTTCTGTTTAAACAGGGAGATTAGCTTTGTTGTCTTTTGCATTTCATGCAGTCTGTCTGCGTGAGCTGGTGTCAGACACAATAGCTGCTGGTAGATTGCATCATCAGCTAATTGTGACCCAGGAGATACCCTTCACTGGCAGGCGAGCGAGAGGGGCaaccacatgtgtgtgtgtgtgtgtgtgtgtgagtgaaaacCCACTGCctctgctgatgctgctgctgattctGCCGCTGCTGCAATCACCTGCAATCCTTTCAACGCCTCGCCACTCCTGCCGGTTGCCTGGAGACGGGGTCGCCTAGGCCACGGAGCTAACGATGCtgggagaggatgaggaggaggaagagatggagacaAAGATACAAAGAGAGGAGTGGgttctacaaaaaaaaaggagaaaggacGGGTTAATGGAGGAGATGGTGGCGTATTCATCCATTTCTGATGGACGTTTGTGTCTTGTTGTAGGACGCTGAACCCTCAGACAAACTAAATGCAACCACCCATCACCCtgtcctctcacacacaccgaAGAAAACAAATATTAGAGTTTGTTTTTCACGTCTCAGCTCTCAGCTAATGTCAACAGGTCAGCTTTTAAAAGCCCCAGCAACAAAGGCATCTAGATATGTACACTCTCGACAAAAATGGTTCTTCAGGCTTGCATCACAGAAACCCTGTGTTATGATGGCTGTAAAGAACTAaagatgctttaaaaaaaagctctgaaaaCATCAGTAATAGAAGAACTTTGTCAGGTAAACTCAAAGTCCACTTATTAGTTTATAGTCCTGGAAAAATCTAGTGAAATAAGCCCAAAATCGCAAATCACACATTTACCTCAAAGGGTTTTACAACCTGTACGACACCCTGTATTCAAGAACCTTGGTTCAAAtgaggggaaaacacacaataatacacgcaataataacgcaaatttgttttaacaccactaatttctttaatgcattaatgcaacgtGCGATTTTTAGgatgtagcgagctcagttttaaagctagagtgaagatactgatatcatatgaaactagaaaatcaaAGTACATGTCACGAAGGggactaaataacgctacaaacttgcgctgagatatgatttgagcatatttttttatgctaaataaagcaagcatatttgcccactcccacgttgataagagtattaaatatttaacgaatctccctttaaagtgcaTTTTGAGCAGgtaaaaaatttgtgattaatttgcgattagtcgcgattaactattttaatcaattgacagctgtTTCTTTTAAATACATAACATTTCATTTAATCGCTCTGGCTTCATTCTTATATTCTGGACTGGACTTTGGGCTTATTGGTTGGTTGAATGTTTGGTTAAATATCATTGGATGTTGTAGCTATCGTCAGTTTAATTTAATAGGATTCAGACTTTTAATTTATTGaaaacagttcctttaaaatGGTCTCCTTGAGCAGAGATCTTCTATTGAAAGGTTTTCTGAAGAGACATGCTCCAGTGGTTCCAAATAGACCCTCCCTGATGCTGTGAAATGTCTAAAATGCAATATTAAAGCATAACCAAACTGAGctcttttcacacattttttaaaaaggggtctttgaggtttttttttgttccatttTGAACCACTAAACTCACCAAAGAACCTTCATTTTTTCTGTGTGAGAAGAGCAGCAGGAGCTCAATTACATCCACAACATGTGGGAGGGAGGGCAGGGGGGAACACCATCAACAAAAGACCCCCGCTGGGTTGACACAGCAACAGTGTCAGCAATTGCTCACCTTTGCAccattctctgtgtgtgtgtgtgtgtgtgtgtgtgtgggaggggtcGGGTGGGGagagtgtgtcggagaactgcTAATTGATTTCATCTCTCTGGAAAGTCATTTCATCATACTTGGTGTTTTTAACCCTTGTCTTACGACAGCCTTACAGCAGTTAGTCTGCACGGAGACTCACGGCCCTCTGGGAAATTATaagctcctgtgtgtgtgtgtgtgtgtgtgtgtgtgtgtgtgtgtgtgtgtagaagagagagaaacagagagagagacactagGTACATGAGAAGGAAGTGATCAAGGAGCCCTAAAGATGAGACAAGGATGGGTTAAAGCAAAAACcaatgtgtattttttaataatttctaCATACTACAGACATTTAACTGGATCTTAAATATTTGAGACACATTAAGAAGGAGCAGACATTACCAGACTGCATACAAACTGTAAAACACAGTACACACTGATTTGTCTTTTGCAGCTCTAGACGTTTAGGTTGTAACTGGGTTAACCGTAGTCTCACCATAGGTGGATGTCACACACAGGTATCACTGGAAACCCAGACAGACTGAACTCACAGGGTGTGTCCCAACTGGGTGAGAGCTCAAACTGGTTTGTTTCACCACAGTGAGGCTAAAGGTGCTGCTTTGTAATGCACTAGACATGTTATCAACTCCCCTGACTTTGGTTTTAAGATCTGCTTCTCTGCGGTTTTGGCAGCTGAAATCAGACTGCGGTTGTTCTTGTGACTGCAGTATTTTAAGTGATTTTCTAAACATTTGAATTGATTTTATCTCACCTTTCCAGCCTTTTGTAAAGACATTTCCCAAAGAGTGTGTCCTTACAAAAGGCTGTCACAGCTGATACGTGCACTATAGCACAAACAACCCACTGAGAAATGTGACCTAGTGTGTGTTGTTAACACATTGCTGGGACCTTGTGTACCGTCTCCACTTTACTGTTGCTCAAGGCAGGAAATGTCAGATGGACGAGTATTTCCAAGAACAGATAAGAGCATTACTAGGAAACAGGAAggtattttttgttaaataaaaccGTGTGACATCTTGAGCCACGTTGTAAAACATGCAGCTACGAAACAGAGAACAATTATATAGTGTAACAAATTTTATTGATTTGGCAAAGCACCTAATGACAAATTTGCTACCAacaattttttgacatatttcCGGCTACATGACGTTACCATGAGAAGCTGAGTGAGTCACAAAGGACAAAGTGTTTGAATCTTTCCagtcaatataataataaagatattcATCTCCACGCTGCTAATATGTGCCATCAAACAAGACAAAACGTAAAAATCAAGAACTCAAATATTTGAACAATAAAGACAAAAACCGCACCAGAACTTCATATCTACACAACATGCTTAAACAAAACACTTTTCAAAACACTTTGTACTGTAAAAGCTCTGCTTTCTTACGATATCATCATAATCTACTTTTAACTTCTACATTCACGACTGTGGTTTTCTTCACACAAATAGTTAAAACCAAcggtaaaaaataaacaacaagcTCCATAGGGCATAAATAAGTTACATTACTAGGTCAGTGTATAAGGCATACAAAAACAACATCCCACACGTTAATGCTGAGGTTAATATGAGAAAGTGTCAGTCAGTGCAAGAGtcacaaaatgtataaaaccTTTTGAGGTACAAGGTTGTTCAACTTGACACCGAACATTGAAGTTGGCCTAACATCAAATTTTCTAATTGGCCTAAATCAAAAATCACTGTTGCATTGCAACCAATCACGAGTCCTCAtccaaaaaggaaataaaacattcagtgtccaggactttttttttctttatttcaagGCACCGTCCAGAGACGCCCGGATCCTCTCTCTGTGGGGCTGAGTGAAGCAGTAGCCGATGGCCTGCTCCGTTTCCCGGACCCGCTTCCGGAAGCGGTCCCGGTCTCGTACCATTTCTTCCCAGTGTCCTTTACGAGACGCCTGGCGGGCAAACGGCCAGGTCCGCATGACGTGGACTTGGACCAGAGGAGAAAATCGCACCTGAaatacaggaagaaaagaaaacaacaattaaacacattttgttaAAACGATACAGATGTGTGtgctttttggggggttttaaTCTGCTACTGATGTGAGTAAAGAGGGATCTAAAATTCAAATAAAATCCACTAAACAGCTGGTTATTACCACTCGCGGCTAAGTTTTAGTGGCTGTGAAAATACCCCACAATGCACAACAAAGACCACGTACTTTCCAGACAGGTGTGCACTCAGAATAAGGCTCTGAGGCAGAAAAACAAGTCTGATGCAACATTGtgtgttaaaataactttgCAATACTGCTGCAACTTTACATGCACATTTTCATAATGTGGAAGTCTAACTCTCTGCTGACTCGCCGGTGTCACATGACATTGCTTAGTCATGACGACCAGCGGCGTTGCTaaccaacaacaaacaacagctCAGTTTAACACTGTGCGGTACAGTATGTTTCAGCTCTGTGGCAGGAATAAACCCTTAGAATTAACCCTTAGAATTAACCCTTATCTTATCACAAGAGGCTGCAACAGTCAGCAGACGACACTCCTTTGATATTAAGCTATCACATGTTCTTCGGTATCTACTTGGGCCAAAGAAACTGACGGGGGAAAGTGTCATCACTTGACATCACTGTCTATATCACGTCCTATTTAAGCTGTTTAGTCTACCAGAGAATAAAGTGGAATAGTTAGGTTTAACCTTTTGTCTTGATGTATACAATTCTCATTTCAATGCTCTGTAGTATTTACAGAGTACTAGAGACTATTTTTACTTCAAATCCCACAGGGGTTTCATTTAATGCTTCATGTAATCctgtaaattattattaaataattaccTTTTTCTGGGAGGTGGTGGCCTTGctttccttcttctcctctggcAGTGGCTGAGGTGTTTGTCCAGGTCTTTTCCAGGGCACCAGTGTTTTGTCTGGATGGGAGTGATGCTTTAACTGCCTCTCTGGCAGCGAGGGCTTGGTGACTCTGGATTTTTGGCGTCTTTTTGCctctttttcacatttattttcctttttgggTGGGTTTTGTGTGTGGTGGACATTAATGGGATCTTCAGACTGCAGTGTTGTTGTCGGGGAGCTCTGGAGGCAGGCCTGGAAGTTTAGAGGGTGGTACGGGTCGTCCTTTTGGCAGAGAGCTTTCCACAGCTGCTCTTCTTCGTCATCCTCAGATgaaggaggaaagctgctctccttctcctccgtgTCGGTGTCTGACTTGGAGGGAGGTGCAGGGAGTGAGGCCTGTTGTTTAGAAACTGTGGTGGTTTGAGgtgatgtgctgctgaatgtgcgTGCAGTGAAGCACATGGGATTGTAAGGGTCTTCGGGACTGCTGAAGAACTCCAAGAGCCTCTCGCTCTCCTCGTCGATGTCGGGGCTCGAACCCTCCGAACTTGCCCAGCTGCTCCAACTACTTTCGCTGTCAGAACGACTGACCCAGACGTTCAGGCCCAGAGGCCCCAACATCTCCTCGCTGGACTTGCTCACTGACATGACGTCAGCATCACTGTCCATCGCTTTGCCTTTACTTCTCCccatatttgtgtttgttgaaATGCACGCAGAGAAAAAGAAGGGGTTGTAAGGATCACTAGATTTTGACAGAGACTCCCAAAGCGCTTTACTTTCCTCACTGTCAAACTCGACTACGTTCTGGTCGTCTTCGCTACTCCAGTGGAtacttctctcctcttctgaaACTTCCTGTTTGAAGACCTTCTCACTACTTTTATGGCAGCCGTCGTTTGAGCTGTCGCTGCTCGATACAAAGATGTTCCAGTCGCCGGGGAAGCCCATTTTCCAGGTGGATTGGTGTCCCAGAAAGATGCCGTCTTCTGTGCCAGACACGAAATCGTCCACCAGTCCGCAGCACAGGTCGTCGGCGCGCAGAGTGGACAGCAGGGCCTCGGCGGTGGATTTCCCGGCGAAGGAGTCGCCCACGTCGGCACAGAAGTTAGAGAGGGGGTTCGAACCTCCAACCATCACTCCGTTGTCTCCGTCAAACAACGAGGAGAACAGGAAGGATTCAGTGGGGTTTG
The nucleotide sequence above comes from Sebastes fasciatus isolate fSebFas1 chromosome 4, fSebFas1.pri, whole genome shotgun sequence. Encoded proteins:
- the LOC141766712 gene encoding uncharacterized protein LOC141766712, which produces MATVVGSEKGSAERTAMERFGSGGMALLPWTKQMLTVLWEQLRLLVQVIYYTFISVFQMFRFEVHVRITDETGQHIQHMTTAANPTESFLFSSLFDGDNGVMVGGSNPLSNFCADVGDSFAGKSTAEALLSTLRADDLCCGLVDDFVSGTEDGIFLGHQSTWKMGFPGDWNIFVSSSDSSNDGCHKSSEKVFKQEVSEEERSIHWSSEDDQNVVEFDSEESKALWESLSKSSDPYNPFFFSACISTNTNMGRSKGKAMDSDADVMSVSKSSEEMLGPLGLNVWVSRSDSESSWSSWASSEGSSPDIDEESERLLEFFSSPEDPYNPMCFTARTFSSTSPQTTTVSKQQASLPAPPSKSDTDTEEKESSFPPSSEDDEEEQLWKALCQKDDPYHPLNFQACLQSSPTTTLQSEDPINVHHTQNPPKKENKCEKEAKRRQKSRVTKPSLPERQLKHHSHPDKTLVPWKRPGQTPQPLPEEKKESKATTSQKKVRFSPLVQVHVMRTWPFARQASRKGHWEEMVRDRDRFRKRVRETEQAIGYCFTQPHRERIRASLDGALK